A genomic window from Prunus persica cultivar Lovell chromosome G2, Prunus_persica_NCBIv2, whole genome shotgun sequence includes:
- the LOC18770507 gene encoding probable leucine-rich repeat receptor-like protein kinase At1g35710 has protein sequence MTGHVIGLNLSSSCLHGSFDFNSSLFNLVHLPRLSLSDNNFNHSQIPPNIRNFPSLTHLDLSASFFSGQIPSEVSHLSKLTYLNLCCNIIEIETSSDDPQRLLKLQPSDMRSLVQNLTSLETLSLSFVNISSIMLVSLTNLSFLTSLVLKKCDLLGEFPVRIFNPQNLKVLSVRYNQDLTGYFPEFNRSSPLMVLKVTFTRFFGQIPSSFEKLNSLQELDVAQCNFSEGLVPSALGNLRQLTYLDISANKFGGPIPDSLANLTQLTVFRISTSYLTGPIPSWLGNFSKLVYLDFAFNRLIGSIPASFSNLKNLEILYLHSNNLSGVVEFQMFQKLQNLYQLQLNRNNLEFVTESSIIMNATLPQFSILGLNGCNLREFPSFLRYQKILKRLDLSRNKIHGQVPNWMWNISKETLIFLDISDNLLSDELPVFIPWVNLLCLRLSLNTFHGRLPIPPPSLLEYGATNC, from the coding sequence ATGACAGGTCATGTTATTGGCCTTAATCTCAGCAGTAGTTGTCTCCACGGCTCTTTCGACTTCAATAGTAGCCTGTTCAACCTGGTGCATCTTCCAAGGTTAAGTCTCTCTGACAATAACTTCAATCACTCTCAAATTCCACCTAACATAAGAAATTTTCCAAGCCTCACTCATCTTGACCTCTCTGcctctttcttttctggtCAAATCCCATCTGAAGTCTCACACTTGTCCAAGTTGACATACCTTAATCTGTGTTGCAAtattattgaaattgaaacatcTTCTGATGATCCTCAGCGATTGTTGAAACTTCAACCATCCGATATGAGAAGtctagttcaaaatttaactaGTCTAGAAACTCTTTCTCTCAGTTTCGTTAACATATCTTCGATCATGCTCGTTTCCTTGacaaatttatcatttttgaCATCCCTTGTCCTCAAGAAATGTGATCTGCTTGGCGAATTCCCAGTGAGAATTTTCAATCCACAGAACTTAAAAGTTCTTAGTGTGAGATACAACCAAGATCTCACTGGATATTTTCCTGAATTTAATCGAAGTAGTCCTCTCATGGTACTGAAAGTTACGTTTACTAGGTTTTTCGGACAAATACCTTCCTCGTTTGAAAAGCTTAATTCATTGCAAGAGTTGGATGTAGCTCAATGCAATTTTTCAGAAGGGTTGGTTCCATCTGCACTTGGTAATCTTAGACAGCTCACTTATCTAGACATTTCAGCAAACAAATTTGGAGGTCCAATTCCTGATTCCTTGGCCAACCTTACCCAATTGACTGTGTTTAGGATCAGTACGAGTTATTTAACTGGTCCAATTCCATCTTGGCTGGGTAATTTTAGCAAACTAGTTTACCTAGATTTTGCTTTTAATAGGTTGATTGGTTCAATTCCTGCCTCATTTTCCAATCTCAAGAACCTCGAGATCCTTTATCTACATTCAAATAACCTGAGTGGTGTAGTGGAGTTTCAAATGTTTCAGAAGCTACAAAATCTATACCAACTCCAATTGAATCGGAACAATTTGGAATTTGTTACCGAATCCAGCATTATTATGAATGCAACTCTTCCACAGTTTAGTATTCTGGGTTTGAATGGATGCAACTTAAGAGAGTTTCCATCTTTCTTAAGAtatcagaaaattttgaagcGGTTGGACCTGTCGAGAAACAAAATCCATGGCCAAGTACCGAACTGGATGTGGAACATAAGCAAGGAAACTCTGATATTCTTGGACATTTCTGATAACTTGCTTTCAGATGAACTTCCAGTTTTCATACCCTGGGTTAACCTACTATGCTTGAGGCTTTCGCTCAACACTTTTCATGGAAGATTACCGATCCCTCCACCATCCCTGCTAGAATATGGAGCTACCAACTGTTAA
- the LOC109947009 gene encoding receptor-like protein 12, which translates to MGIHLSIRMLSKLLVLLLFHLVVANFVDSLQQPSCHDEERSALLQFKESFIIDKSASRYDGAYPKVSSWKPAGGGNSSCCSWDGVECDEMTGHVIGLNLSSSYLYGSLDFNSSLFSLVHLQRLSLSDNNFNYSQIPSSIRNFPSLTHLDLSASVFSGQVPSEVSYLSKLTYLDLCCNFREIETSPDDPQGLLKLQPSNMRSLVQNLTSLETLSLDFVNISSIIPVSLTNLSFLTSLYLKECNLFGEFPVGIFNLQNLKVLSVRYNQDLIGYFPEFNRSSPLVVLKVAFTRFFGQIPSSFEKLNSLQELDVAQCNFSEGLVPSALGNLRQLTYLDISANKFGGPIPDSLANLTQLTVFRISTSYLTGPIPSWLGNFRKLVYLDFAFNHLTGSIPASFSNLTNLEILYLHVNNLSGVVDFQMFEKQQNLYQLQLSWNNFEFVAESNIMNATVQQFTILGLSSCNLKEVPYFLRNQTGLERLEMSGNKIHGELPNWMWNIGKETLVFLDISGNLISGEFPAVFPWVNLIGLRLSVNNFHGRLPIPPPSLLEYGADNNNFTGEISPLLCNMSSLRFLDVSKNNLSGMLPQCFGNFSDGLILLLLGSNSFQGMMPQSYNNGSNLQMIDVSHNQLEGQLPRSLANCVKLEYLVLSNNQFSDVFPIWLGTLPELKLLAMRHNRFNGVIGQSRTNVDFPKLRILDLSYNNFTGEIPPLFPDITVNKSTYMYAGVGYEINGFYVGRSVDYSITLAIKGLDLYYSKVREGFAAIDISNNKFEGKIPEFIGNLKELHSLNISSNILTGSIPSSLGNLRNLESLDLSQNKLSGQIPQQLTRLTFLGNFDVSYNNLTGPIPQGTQLTSLNSTSYEGNPGLCGDPLPKCGNQEAPQPPPSTEEDSDSGSTRMLEFDLKFCLAGIGSGFVVGVVLADVAITRRQELFLEIVGMVRLMIWKR; encoded by the coding sequence atgGGGATTCACCTGTCGATTCGCATGCTCTCGAAACTACTAGTTCTGTTGTTGTTTCATCTTGTAGTTGCAAACTTTGTAGACTCTTTGCAGCAGCCATCTTGCCATGATGAGGAGCGCTCTGCCTTGCTGCAGTTCAAGGAGAGCTTTATTATTGACAAATCTGCTTCACGTTATGACGGTGCTTATCCAAAGGTTTCATCATGGAAACCAGCTGGAGGAGGAAATAGCAGCTGCTGCTCGTGGGACGGCGTGGAGTGTGACGAGATGACAGGTCATGTTATTGGCCTTAATCTTAGCAGCAGTTATCTCTACGGCTCTTTGGACTTCAATAGTAGCCTGTTCAGTCTTGTGCATCTTCAAAGGTTAAGCCTCTCTGACAATAACTTCAATTACTCTCAAATTCCATCTAGCATAAGAAATTTTCCAAGCCTCACTCATCTTGACCTCTCTGCCTCTGTCTTTTCTGGTCAAGTCCCATCTGAAGTCTCATACTTGTCCAAGTTGACATACCTTGATCTGTGTTGCAATTTTCGTGAAATAGAAACATCTCCTGATGATCCTCAGGGATTGTTGAAACTTCAACCATCCAATATGAGAAGtctagttcaaaatttaactaGTCTAgaaactctctctcttgatTTCGTTAACATATCTTCGATCATACCTGTTTCCTTGacaaatttatcatttttgaCATCCCTTTACCTCAAGGAATGTAATTTGTTTGGCGAATTCCCAGTGGGAATTTTCAATCTACAGAACTTAAAAGTTCTTAGTGTGAGATACAACCAAGATCTCATTGGATATTTTCCTGAATTTAATCGAAGTAGTCCTCTCGTGGTACTGAAAGTTGCGTTTACTAGGTTTTTCGGACAAATACCTTCCTCGTTTGAAAAGCTTAATTCATTGCAAGAGTTGGATGTAGCTCAATGCAATTTTTCAGAAGGGTTGGTTCCATCTGCACTTGGTAATCTTAGACAGCTCACTTATCTAGACATTTCAGCAAACAAATTTGGAGGTCCAATTCCTGATTCCTTGGCCAACCTTACCCAATTGACTGTGTTTAGGATCAGTACGAGTTATTTAACTGGTCCAATTCCATCTTGGCTGGGTAACTTTCGTAAACTAGTTTACCTAGATTTTGCATTTAATCATTTGACTGGTTCAATTCCCGCCTCATTTTCCAATCTCACCAATCTCGAGATCCTTTATCTACATGTAAATAACCTGAGTGGTGTAGTGGATTTTCAAATGTTTGAGAAGCAACAAAATCTGTACCAACTCCAGTTGAGTTGgaacaattttgaatttgttgcTGAATCCAATATTATGAATGCAACTGTTCAACAGTTCACCATTCTGGGTTTGAGTTCATGCAATTTAAAAGAGGTCCCatatttcctaagaaatcagACAGGGTTAGAGCGGTTGGAAATGTCAGGAAACAAAATCCATGGCGAGCTACCAAACTGGATGTGGAACATAGGCAAGGAAACTCTGGTATTCCTGGACATTTCTGGAAACTTAATTTCAGGAGAATTTCCAGCTGTCTTTCCCTGGGTTAACCTAATAGGCTTGAGGCTTTCGGTCAACAATTTTCATGGACGATTACCGATCCCTCCACCATCCCTGTTAGAATATGGAGCTGACAACAACAATTTTACTGGAGAAATTTCACCATTGCTTTGCAATATGAGTTCTCTTCGGTTCCTTGACGTGTCAAAAAATAACTTGAGTGGCATGCTTCCTCAGTGTTTCGGGAACTTTAGTGATGGTCTAATCCTTTTACTTCTTGGAAGCAACTCTTTTCAGGGCATGATGCCTCAATCATACAACAACGGAAGCAATTTGCAGATGATTGATGTTAGTCATAACCAATTGGAGGGGCAATTACCGAGGTCATTGGCGAATTGTGTGAAACTTGAGTATCTGGTTCTGTCAAATAATCAATTCAGTGATGTTTTCCCCATTTGGTTGGGGACTCTCCCAGAGTTAAAACTTTTGGCAATGCGCCATAATCGCTTCAACGGTGTAATAGGACAGTCTAGAACAAATGTTGACTTCCCCAAGTTACGCATTCTTGATTTGTCTTACAACAATTTCACAGGTGAGATTCCACCTTTGTTTCCAGATATTACTGTAAACAAGTCAACATACATGTACGCAGGAGTAGGCTATGAAATCAATGGTTTTTATGTTGGGCGGAGTGTTGATTACTCAATCACATTAGCAATTAAAGGTTTGGATTTGTACTATTCAAAGGTTCGAGAAGGGTTTGCAGCCATTGATATCTCAAACAACAAATTTGAAGGTAAAATTCCAGAATTCATTGGGAACCTTAAGGAGCTTCATTCACTCAATATTTCCAGCAACATTCTCACTGGTTCTATTCCATCATCCTTGGGGAACTTAAGGAATCTTGAATCGTTGGACCTTTCACAGAACAAGCTGTCAGGACAGATCCCCCAACAACTGACGAGGCTTACATTCCTTGGGAACTTTGATGTGTCTTACAACAATCTCACAGGTCCTATACCGCAAGGTACCCAACTTACTTCATTGAATAGCACTTCATATGAGGGAAACCCAGGATTGTGTGGAGATCCATTACCAAAATGCGGAAATCAAGAAGCCCCTCAACCGCCACCTTCAACTGAAGAAGACAGTGATTCAGGCTCAACTCGAATGcttgaatttgatttgaaattttgtttggCTGGAATTGGAAGTGGGTTTGTAGTGGGAGTGGTTCTTGCGGATGTCGCCATCACAAGAAGGCAGGAGTTGTTTCTTGAGATCGTTGGAATGGTTAGGCTAATGATATGGAAAAGGTAG